The Papaver somniferum cultivar HN1 chromosome 3, ASM357369v1, whole genome shotgun sequence genome includes a region encoding these proteins:
- the LOC113356179 gene encoding pinin-like, with protein sequence MGSNEIEKTEENLRKEIEELQRQQWEITERLRDPRGIRRGGLASNGPRNFNSNGAGNRHQQRGFVRPGGPIDPEDQSAPKRRLLSAVVKVDDGEEVKGKEVAADSDAMDTNVKESDGTAAVNESREQQHGGENTRRDAHRGVRKDFNGISEEHVPRVLPKNEDPSLVNRNKRMLGNLLGTLEKFRKEDKQLSTTDAFMRRSSSLQRAEQRAREESEKLRVQEREQIAEKRRRDLTLRARVAAKAEEKKLELLFLHWTEHHKKLNNFLRTKAEPPIFYLPTKPLVEDETLAAEQKEQAFLNWKNARREELSEYQKQIGEQCLANVETELDRWQNGRNARKGNNNLMNLQETMDKELETRQLEYGPKTTRKIPEEGAGDDEDVEDINVGEDDIIEDVLEEVEDDKRIDAA encoded by the exons ATGGGAAGCAACGAAATTGAGAAAACTGAAGAAAATCTTCGTAAAGAAATTGAAGAACTTCAACGTCAACAATGGGAG ATTACTGAACGTCTTCGAGATCCTAGAGGTATTCGTCGAGGTGGGTTGGCATCAAACGGCCCCCGAAATTTCAACTCTAATGGTGCCGGAAATCGTCACCAACAAAGGGGATTTGTTAGACCTGGTGGTCCTATTGATCCCGAAGATCAATCAGCACCGAAAAGACGTCTTTTATCAGCTGTTGTTAAG GTAGATGATGGAGAAGAAGTTAAAGGGAAGGAAGTGGCTGCTGATAGTGATGCGATGGATACGAATGTGAAGGAAAGTGATGGAACGGCGGCGGTGAATGAATCACGTGAACAACAACATGGTGGTGAAAATACTAGGAGAGATGCCCATAGAGGGGTTAGGAAG GATTTCAATGGCATATCAGAAGAGCATGTTCCGAGGGTTTTGCCGAAGAATGAGGACCCAAGCTTGGTTAATAGGAACAAGAGGATGCTTGGAAACCTTTTAGGAACGTTGGAG AAATTCCGGAAGGAAGATAAGCAGCTATCGACAACGGATGCATTCATGCGCAGGTCAAGTTCCTTACAAAGA GCTGAGCAAAGGGCGCGCGAAGAAAGTGAAAAGCTGAGGGTGCAAGAGCGAGAACAAATTGCCGAAAAAAGGAGGCGTGATCTG ACCCTCCGAGCACGTGTAGCTGCCAAGgcagaagaaaagaaattggagctTCTGTTTCTTCATTGGACTGAGCACCATAAAAAGCTTAACAATTTCTTAAG GACAAAAGCAGAGCCTCCAATATTTTACTTGCCTACCAAACCATTGGTTGAGGATGAGACATTGgctgcggagcaaaaagagcag GCTTTTCTAAATTGGAAGAATGCTAGAAGAGAAGAGCTGTCCGAGTATCAGAAGCAAATTGGAGAACAATGCCTCGCCAATGTCGAAACAGAATTAGATAGATGGCAAAACGGAAGGAATGCAAGGAAGGGGAACAATAACCTTATGAACTTGCAGGAGACAATGGACAAGGAGCTAGAAACCCGCCAACTCGAGTATGGCCCCAAGACAACTAGAAAAATCCCTGAAGAAGGTGcaggtgatgatgaagatgttgaagataTAAATGTTGGTGAAGATGACATAATCGAAGATGTGCTTGAGGAAGTCGAAGACGATAAGAGAATTGACGCTGCTTAA